The stretch of DNA GCTGCCTGTCTCCGTGTCTCGGGTCCAGCACGTCGCTGGCCCTGTCGACGTCGCTTCTACCCTGCATCGCTTCCTGCGAAATCTCTGTGCACTCGCGGATGTACTCCAGAACTGTCTCGTCGACTTGGGTGCCTCGCGTCCGCACCGACGGCTCGGCTTGGCACCCGTGGTCCGACAGCCCCGCCGAGCTGAGGCGCCCGccctgtctcttcgccgacccgagctcctccgcgaggcTCTCGGCTCGCGACGACTCGCGgctcagcgcctcgcgcaactcctccttctccagcgtctccgcgcgcagctgccgctctAGCTCCGCCAgatgccgcagccgctccccctcgctctgctcctgcgcctccctcgccttccgcactTCCGCCTGTTGCTCTGCGAGTTGGGCTGTCAGACCCTCCACCTTCTTCTTGAATCTGAagacacgcgcagacgcgacgcaggcgaaccCACTGCGGCTCTCCACCAGTCCGAGAAGGGCACTCCCACGTATTCCGTAAAACAGGAAACGTCCCGGAGGTAGCAGAAGCAAACGTGTAGATCCTGCAGAAAAAGTGCCTGTTTGGCGTTCGATTCAGCAAGTTTCCTCGGCTGCCCGCCAAGAAGGGTTCCTTTGCTCCCATGGTATCTAGTAAGTTAACACTGAgaacgtatccagtgtaacgtttgaacgtaatccagttttaccttctatgttgtgCTATTTGTGTTTTGTTTTCTACGTCTACGCAGAAGCGTGGAAAAACTGCTGCCACACAGACGGCGCGAGATTTTTTGAGAGGGTTTTGCCTCTTCTGGACAGAATTGATTATCGGAAGTTCTTCAGTCGCCCACCCACCCATCCTCCACCCGCTCGTTCACGGTCGCTTGTCTATCTGCGGTGTTTCCCTCATTCCAGTCGAAGTGACCCTCTCATTCCTGTTTTGTCTGCTCACCTGGCGATGAGGCAGTCGCGTTCCTTTACAACGTGAACCTGATGCGCGAGGAGTCTGTCTTCATATTGTTTCTCGACGTCTTTGAGCTGCTTGTTGAAGTCGCGTGAGGCCTCCACGAGtgcggcctgctgcgcaACTTCCGCCTTGTTCAGGGCTTCCACTTGGTCTTTCTGTTTGTCCTGAATTTCTCTCTCGTACTGCCGCCGCATATCGCGCAACTGCGTCTCGAGCTCGCAGCGCATCTTCTCCACGGCTGTGTCCTGCTGCAGCATCAAGAGCTTGCATTTCTGAAGGACCGGCAAACACGACGCAAACGAACGGCTCGGTTGTGCGCAGAACACTTTCTCACCGCCACGAcgcaagcgaagaagaaacgagagtgaaaagaagagaagacactAAAGACGAGTTTTCTACACTACAAAACAGCACCGAGTCGCAGAAACGCTACAGGCGAACGCACCTTCTGGTAGTCGAGCTCGGCGTTATCCTTGACGGACTGAATAGCTTGCTGAAGGACTTCGATCTCTCGTGCATGGTTCTGTCTCAGTCTCTCCACTTCGAGGGCGTTCATGTCTCGGAGGGTTCGAATCTCGAGCTGATGCTCAATTCTCATGTTCTccagcttcttcctcgccagACCTGCATCTGCGGCACATCCACACGGAAGCAGTCATTAACAAAATGCAAACACGGAGACAGTCATCGAGAAAATGCAAATAGCAGAAACTGGCGTACAGCAGAGCACGAAAACCGGAATACGGAGAAGAGTCTCCctgcaggccctcgcgcAAGACGTGCCTTTCCGCTTCGCCCTGTGATGCACTCAGGTGGCGGTACTCCACACCGTGCGAGACCCCAACTGGCGTGGAGACTGCCGTCTAGCCGAAACCCTCAAAAGGCGAAACCTATCGAGCCCGCATAGTTAGTCGCACGAGCCCCGGTTCTGTGCCGCGTTGTATGCTGTTCTGCATGAAGAGAGTCgcggtgctgcagcggcgcaggtCTCAGCCAGGCGACTgtgcttcttcgcagcgcggctgcgaaTCCGCCAGTAGACCCTGGACAATGGATCCGAGGCCCTTACCGCTGTCTGGCGTCCCGTCAGCGTGGGCGccacggcgcgcggccgcaacTTCGAGTTTCAGCTGTTTCTCAAAGTCGCGGATTCGCTTCTCGGTCTCCGCCTGGAACTTGGCGTAATCGGCGCCAACTTGTTGAAGCGCTTCCTGATGAACAAAACCGACAGTCCAGCCCGGATCTCACATGACAGCTGACTGGTGTGGAGCCGCCGAGGCACTACCCGCGTCTGACACACAGCGTCTGAGGATCCTGCCCGCCATCGCATTCCCGTCTTTGGAATTCAAATTTCTTTCACACACATGCAGGCAGCACAGCGGATTGGTCAAAGACGCTCCACCCCTTCTGTGCCACAGATCGAGGCAGGAATCGCGTTCCACACTCGAAGATGAATCGTCAGCTCGCGCTTGAGGACTAAAGACTCGCCTCGACGTAACAACGCGGTTAACTATGGagtctctgcgcgaggccACGGATGCCGATTTCGACTTTTGTAAACGAAACTGAGCCTGCCGCTCAGGCTGGtagcggcggggggggggggggggcgaggcgctAGGAGTTTGCGGCCTAAGGCACTCAGGAAGAAGAAACCTTCAAAGCCGTTATCTCCTTACCAGTTCCTGCCGTTCGACTTTGATGCGCTCGATgtctgcgcggagagagcaGACGACGAGGTTGAGGCGGACGTTTTCTTCTGTGAGGTCTCGCGTTTTTTTAAAGTAGTCCTGAGGGAGAAGCAGCGTCTGCTCAATCTCCTGGATAATGTCGTTCGCGCGAGCCAActccgcctgcatgcgcagagacacGGACACACGCCCCGCTCCACGCCTGCGCCAAAAGGCTTCGCCGTCCTTTGCGagaccgcgcgccgcctcggcggcggcgcagtgaTAAGCAGAATCGGCGTTGGACTCTCTCCACAGAACCCCCGTCTCCGTCACCCGTCGCTAACCTCCAGGCGCTTGATGTCTCGGGAGGGCGAGAacttcgcggccgcgtcttcactgcgcggcgtgccgtcgctctccttgCGGGTGCGGCAGAGGTCGGACGACAGCGAAAGGTTGCGCCTGCGAGATCCACGCGAGGAAAGATCGTCGCTCTCAGTGGGGCTGCTGCCTGCCGAAGACGCTCGCCGGAGTCGCCTCTTCACTCGCGTCGCATGGAAGCACGAAAGCATgtgtgcgcggccgcgcccatCGGAGGAGGACTGAAcgaggcagcagaagacgcacAGAAAATACAAAGAATGCACCACGCCGTAGAACAGAGCCATACTTGAGACCAAAACACGTCAGTCCAGAGCATAAGAGCATAAGATAAGAGGGCAGGCCGCCGGCAGGAGACGGAGACGACAAAATAACCGCGAAAAAGGAAGAGACGACACCCGATACCAAAAAATACCTACACGCTGTAACACACACCCCTGTaggaaggagacagccaCGGAGGCGCACATGGCAGAAAGCGAAGATAAAGGCATCTAGTGTGCAAATGGCGTGCATGCTTGTGTCAAATTGTGTACACAGTCGCTGCCTTGACTCCTCTCCCCTCGGGTTGGTTTTCAAGGCCAGAGTGTAGATAGACAAAAATAGAAAACTAGCCTGCGCTCCGCAGTCCACCTTGCTCCTTGCGGCACGCGGTCTTCTCGTTTGCAATCAATCATCAGACTGGCACGCAGAACCTTGTCTACAGCATGCACGTGGAATGGAGACTCCGCAGACGGACTCTTACTTGCGTGTCTCGAGCGAGACTCTCTGCCTCGTGTTCCGaagtctccgtcgcctcagGCCTGCGCCGACAGCGACCGCGAAACACAGAAGTCATGAAGCGGCAGTCACTTCGCACCGAATAATGCAAAGTCGCACACATGCCTTTCTGCGACATGAAGGATGCTGTGTCGTGATTCACAGGCACAGAGACGCACCTGCGACTGTCGTCCTCGGGTCGACAGCCTCCCTCTCCGTGGCTGTTCTCTGATTTGCTGGAGTTCTCGAGGGCGGTGTCGTAAAACGCGGGGgtggcgtcgctctcgcatATTGagcttcctcgccgcagtCTCCACGGACCCCTGGCTCTTTCAGGACTCCCCCCTgggggctgccgcgcccggTATTTCTGTTTGAATCTCCGCGGCAAGCTGGCTTCCCAGCTCGCCATCCTGGTTGGCTGGCTGTCTCTTCGGCGCACGCCCTTCTGTTTCGCGAAGGAGCTCTTGctccccctccgcagcctgaAGTCTCGTCGCTGAAGTGTCCCAGTCGGGCCTAGCATCACAAAgtgaggcgaccgcggccgcacggccttcgcctcggcctcgcagcgcagcagctcgaagGCCTTCTCGGCACGACGGTACTCCGGCTGCAGATCTTCTAGCAGGCGCTGGAAGCGCTTCAGGTCGCGCGCAAACACAGTGTGAGACCGCGACGAGGAGTAGACGGCGTGGACTTGACGCTCCACTCGCTTCACCGTCTGCATAATCGACTTCCACGAGTCCTCCAAggtctccagcgcctccgcgtcgctaCGCGCGCCCGAGCCTGTGTAGCagggagcagctgcaggcgcgcccgctccgcgcgcgcgacttccAAGGAGGCAGGGATgcgttcgcgtctcctcctcgtttgcgctgcggaggacggcAGAGATGAGGCCCGTGAGCCCGTGACGAGACGGCCCGCCGCTCCGCGAGGACTTTAGGCGAGAGAAGACTCCcgtcgggcgcgcgcgcggactcCGGACGCGCACAGTGAAGCTCCGGCTGCTGTGGCGGAGCGCCTGAGTCTCGGGTCGCttcagcgcggcgagcagattctcctcgacgcggcggTGCCGCTCGTGCCACTCGGACACCTCCGAGGCGCGCTCCTGAGAGGCTGCCAGGTgctccgcctgcagctcgaTTGTCGTCTTGGTGAGTTGGACGCGCGTCGCGTGCAGGTCCTCTGCGAGCTGAAGAAAAAGACAACCGACcaagggcgcgccgcgagccggtCGCCGAGGCGGTGTCTGCAAGGCAGACTCTGCTATCGAGGCCGCGCTCCGAGCGGATCGATCGGTCAGACAAGGCGGCTCATGTCTGAAGCCACGGAGCCACGCATAGCCGGGAGCCGCAAACACACGCGAACAGAGCGAACACGCTGCGACAACTACTCCGAACCTCCGCCCAAGGCCCGAGCCGGCGCaacgccgcggctgcccgcgTCCCAGAGCCTGAGGAATCTACTCGCAGCACCCCCCCTAGGGCCCCAGGCGCCTTACCTCGGCGTTGGCCTTCTCAAAGCGCTCGAGGTCCTCCTGCAGTCCTTCAACGAGGCTTGTCTTATCTTCTAAGTGGGCGTTCAGGTCCTCGGCCTGGAGCTGAGCTGCCCTGTAGAGAACAAACACCTCTTTCAGCCGATCTTCCGCCTTTGTCGCGTCTGCCCTCGCGATTTCCAGAGCGACTTCTGTGTcctgcagcgtcgcctgcgtctccctcaAGCGGCCCCGCGTCTCCAAGACCTGCTCGAAACGCGTCGCCAAGTCTTCTTGACACAAGCCCAAGTTGGACTGAACAAAACAGGAATTCCACAAGAGAAAGCAAATGAGAGAAGTCTCCAAATCGCAAATCCCGAGGCGAAATATGCATTCCCGTTGACACGGATGTAACCTCGCCGTAGGCGACAATTCGAATGAACAAGCAGGATCCAGACAGCCACTTCCGACTAGGGAAGCCAGAGTCATGCTGTGGCATTAAAGAAGGCGACTCGTCAAAAAACCGGAGACGTACACAATGGCGCAAGGGTGAGGGCAAGTCGCCGCATCTGAGGGCATGAGGGCTGCGATCGCGCGCGAACAGCGTCGGTTGAGGAAGCTCCACGCTCCCTGCCGTGCTGTGTATCAACGACCACAACGAGAAAAGCAAGCGACTTGTGGCGCGCGTACCGACAAAGCATGGACACGGTTTTCGAGGTGTTCGATGGAACTCCTGCAGCGCTTCAGCTCCTTCCGCAGTGTCGCactgtcgcggcgcgcggcgtcgagaTCCCGCGACAGAACAGAGATCgtcgcgtccttctcttTGTTCTCCTTTGTcagctcgtctgcgcgccaAGGCGTCTCGAAGACCTGAGAGCCGCGGTAAGAAACGCACCGAATTCCAAACAGCGTGAACGCTGGATGCTTCGGACCAGGCTCAGCGTAAGACGGGAACTGCGAagaacgaggagacgaaagcAAAACGCCGCGACTAGGCTGTCGCAGAGCGGCACACACCATTCATCCTGTCGGCAAAGACGCTGGCGCAACGCATTCCATTTTGTAATGCACGCTCCAGTTCGTGCCTCATATTTGCTCAGTTGGTGCATAATTGGCGCACGGGCAAGACAGCGGAAGACGGAGGCAAGATCCGTCTGCGCATCTCTGCGTCAGGTACCTGTTTCATAACCCGCAGGCATTCCTGTTGGACTTGGATAACGGCTTTGAAAGAGAGGGCCTTTTCTCTTTCGATTTTCTCCTTCGCGAGCTGAAGTACTTTCTCCGTCGGCTTGTCTGGAATGCTGACGCTCTTgagtcgcgtctgcgcaacAAAAAGGCAACGAGCGAGGAACAGCATCACACTCGCCCcccggaggaaggcgcgactCTCTGACAGCTCGCCAGAGTCAGGTAAATGCGGAATCAACGACAGGACGCATCTCAAAAAGCTTCCTTTGCTGCATCAGACATGCCTCTCACCTGCAGAGTTCTCCACGCAGACACAAAGACGCGGAGCCACTcgtggagaggcggcgcactGGAGCCCTTTATGTTTcgaagcgcgcggagcttCAGCTCGAACTCCGCTTTGAGAATGTCGGCTGGCGTCTCCAAAGCAGCCTCATCGTCCTTCTTTTTCACTCCCTTCAGTCCAGCTGTGACATTCCGAGCTAGGCGCTGGCTAGTCTGCGTCAGATCCACCACTCCGCACGAGTCGGCGGAGCCCGCGGTCTCTGCCTCGGGGATGAGGAGCGTCGCGAACAGCGCGTCAACTTCCGAGGGTTCAGATTCGGATGACTTCGAAGACCGAGCGATTCGCAGCGCCTTCA from Besnoitia besnoiti strain Bb-Ger1 chromosome V, whole genome shotgun sequence encodes:
- a CDS encoding hypothetical protein (encoded by transcript BESB_061120) produces the protein MPVPASPGLLAPSPLNLPSLSSPTLPSRGRLPHSGLRRFPELSLEQLERDWLEFTRREAPESPPASWARARQSCRTPPARLQPEEPRPVLEGERHHSVPKFSARDEITRGDSLLQTDALHPSSRRRPATRESERGDSVREPEEVAPHFVPYYLTTVHGKTARPDSEGAERGAVELGDTNCGAWEETESEAQLTGGLSDDDSVSTAAPFETPSAFPSLVEDLRRQTDDLNEGLDHLIRSLILHNKRAQLSEGDSDTTSETTGGIEAVKLHYQEALEKVQEARLRDRAKSDVHAAKLQSQLQNFQTENQKLQSAISEKDILVRRLQAQVKALRIARSSKSSESEPSEVDALFATLLIPEAETAGSADSCGVVDLTQTSQRLARNVTAGLKGVKKKDDEAALETPADILKAEFELKLRALRNIKGSSAPPLHEWLRVFVSAWRTLQTRLKSVSIPDKPTEKVLQLAKEKIEREKALSFKAVIQVQQECLRVMKQVFETPWRADELTKENKEKDATISVLSRDLDAARRDSATLRKELKRCRSSIEHLENRVHALSSNLGLCQEDLATRFEQVLETRGRLRETQATLQDTEVALEIARADATKAEDRLKEVFVLYRAAQLQAEDLNAHLEDKTSLVEGLQEDLERFEKANAELAEDLHATRVQLTKTTIELQAEHLAASQERASEVSEWHERHRRVEENLLAALKRPETQALRHSSRSFTVRVRSPRARPTGVFSRLKSSRSGGPSRHGLTGLISAVLRSANEEETRTHPCLLGSRARGAGAPAAAPCYTGSGARSDAEALETLEDSWKSIMQTVKRVERQVHAVYSSSRSHTVFARDLKRFQRLLEDLQPEYRRAEKAFELLRCEAEAKAVRPRSPHFVMLGPTGTLQRRDFRLRRGSKSSFAKQKGVRRRDSQPTRMASWEASLPRRFKQKYRARQPPGGSPERARGPWRLRRGSSICESDATPAFYDTALENSSKSENSHGEGGCRPEDDSRRPEATETSEHEAESLARDTQSSSDGRGRAHMLSCFHATRVKRRLRRASSAGSSPTESDDLSSRGSRRRNLSLSSDLCRTRKESDGTPRSEDAAAKFSPSRDIKRLEAELARANDIIQEIEQTLLLPQDYFKKTRDLTEENVRLNLVVCSLRADIERIKVERQELEALQQVGADYAKFQAETEKRIRDFEKQLKLEVAAARRGAHADGTPDSDAGLARKKLENMRIEHQLEIRTLRDMNALEVERLRQNHAREIEVLQQAIQSVKDNAELDYQKKCKLLMLQQDTAVEKMRCELETQLRDMRRQYEREIQDKQKDQVEALNKAEVAQQAALVEASRDFNKQLKDVEKQYEDRLLAHQVHVVKERDCLIARFKKKVEGLTAQLAEQQAEVRKAREAQEQSEGERLRHLAELERQLRAETLEKEELREALSRESSRAESLAEELGSAKRQGGRLSSAGLSDHGCQAEPSVRTRGTQVDETVLEYIRECTEISQEAMQGRSDVDRASDVLDPRHGDRQQAKHRLAYRESTFLSSPPPESVLRGHPPGAAATNRSRTSVLATEGDEGEMHVDATEEKATAKLQQSLKPPREGAAPKPAGSARMPAAAERLTSDQEEEEGASMGQEEDLFRRVAEVALRAKSGSLEPPRHMPAENRARNELSCATGVIHASSQGAVAPGSEDRKPVHALPPRGSSPRSSARGVATPVPGRSPPSRREDRQAAAGAKAVRPETASALSSASASSSSPVGGSRAKALEALRKARPDASACASSSRAPVASASASAALSKLAAGGGLQRRADDAERRGSSTTQMKKKEVPSFRKENASVGGRGSATAERGGPTDSDRQGWDGNAAASSGSAFSNGEDLGGRGESDEASGSAVLRAAEEEELLRLLRRAADRSETDLNKADCLEAKLSQGRSSLLRDDSVRALPASLDSVLQKFKERLKPSNSVLKAIRDTSGTLKIAPAGSRHSESRPSSAAAGEYAWEPRQDSKSQWQDRERYEDFRNADRGEVPRSSSRLDHSLPREERQRGGHDRTSLFERRWEVGEPRNLAADPGSSSASSLLEALSATSHQMRLERSAVKYGLDHLRHREGASWWFSGAKAAAAGGARPSLADQMETLESLELLSRQLRGAKLQGSQ